atcAATTGTGGTGATATGTTAAAATTAAAACTCAATATCAAAAGCTAAATATGGTAAAATTGAGATTTGAACTTAATACGACCCAAAACTTAACTTAAGCGGAGTCAACATTAGAAATTTAACACATCTTTCACATCCAAGAATGAACAACTGGAACGTGAAATTTATAAGACATTATCGGATGACTCATAAGATAGTCAAACATATAACGGTGAGTCTTAACTCTGATATCATGTAAAGATTGAGACTTGAACTTAACTCAACTCAAAAGTTAGTTCAAGGGAGATAAATGTTCAATTTCATACATACAATTCTCAACGATTTATTTCAGCCGACGTGAGATATTTAATACACCTTCTTCACACTTAagaataaacaattaaaatgtgaaatttataaaatattatgggATGATCCATATGACAGTTTAATACATAATAGGAAGTCTCGACATTATATCATGTTAAGGTACATGGGATATTTAAAATGAGAAGATATCCTGCCTGTTTTGGGGGGTTACGGGCTTTCGAGACAAGCTATGGAAGCCATGGTTATAGTGGAAGCCTACAAGGTATTGCGGGATCGTGCTCTCATTCTGTTTTATTGCAAAGACTCGACTCTTTTTCTTGCCAGGGTTTGTGTCGTCTCCAAATATTTGTTCGAGATCAACAACTAATTATCGTGattcaaatatcatttcaatgaaGTCACTATTATACAGGACTGCAAAATATCATCTCTTCGACAAACAGGGACAAAGAAAAGTCCCAAAATTTTATAGGTCATGAAGCTCAGAACAACAGAAGACACGAGAGAATGCAGCAGAACAGAAAAATGGTAACCCTGTTCAAAGATTTATCAGCTTGTATCTCTTGCCTTCTTGACCGGGTGCTGTTGCTCCCAACAGAGTGATACGAGTTTGGATACGTATATAAACTTTGCGAATTGCCAAATACTCTTGCATAGACCATTTCCCCAAACATACCCACCGAGTCAGAATGAAAGGTTGATGAAGAATCTGGTATATTCCGCTCATTCTGATGTGAAGGGAGGTGCTGTATGCCACTGGCCGATGGCCTAGGAGGGATGGTGTCGGCTTCTTGTTCAGGTTTGGAAAAAGACAGTCCCCTGCCGTATAAAGGGATCATGGTTTTCTCAGAAATTTCGGCCTTGCAAACTGGGCACTGGGGGAGCTCATTTGGGGGGAGCGACACGCTCTGGGAATCAAACCATTTGTATATGCAGGGCCAGCAGTAGAGGTGGCCACATAGCGTCACCACTGGATCACGAGCAAAATCCAAGCATATGCTGCAATCGAAACAAGCAGAAATATTTTCAGGTCTCCATTCTTGCACAAAGTACTGCTGAAACGCCATTAGAGGAATTTTCGTACTTCTTTATAGCTTGGGATCCTTTAGACTCTGCAAAGAAAAGAATCTGTTGTCAGGACGAATTTCTTCAGGTAGATACATATTGAACTATTGCGTGGTATGCAAGAGATGAAGTACTAAAAACCGGTTAAATTCAATACAGAGAGGTCTTTTGTGATTCTAATTGGACGGCTACAACCTACATGGTGGaaaacttcaaattttcaaCTTAGCAGGAAATTTATTCACGGAAAATTGTTTTATTGGAATAACGATGATTctcaaatat
This genomic window from Primulina huaijiensis isolate GDHJ02 chromosome 7, ASM1229523v2, whole genome shotgun sequence contains:
- the LOC140980392 gene encoding E3 ubiquitin-protein ligase RMA1H1-like translates to MAFQQYFVQEWRPENISACFDCSICLDFARDPVVTLCGHLYCWPCIYKWFDSQSVSLPPNELPQCPVCKAEISEKTMIPLYGRGLSFSKPEQEADTIPPRPSASGIQHLPSHQNERNIPDSSSTFHSDSVGMFGEMVYARVFGNSQSLYTYPNSYHSVGSNSTRSRRQEIQADKSLNRVTIFLFCCILSCLLLF